CTTTGCCATGATCATCGACTCGTCTTTCGAGGATCGAAGGCATCACGCACTCCCTCCCCAATAAAAATCAGTAAGCTTAAAGTTACTGCAATGGCCATAAATGCCGTTATACCAAGCCACGGTGCATGCAGATTGTTTTTTCCTTGAGCTAACATTTCTCCTAATGAAGGAGATCCAGGCGGTAAACCAAAACCCAAAAAATCCAATGAGGTTAAAGTAGTAATGGCCCCATTGAGAATAAAAGGTAAATAAGTTATCGTTGCTACCATAGCATTAGGCAACACGTGTCTAAACATAATTTTAAAATTTGGCACTCCGAGTGCGCGAGCAGCTTTTACGTAATCAAAATTACGTGCTCTTAAAAATTCAGCGCGCACAACGCCAACTAATGCCATCCAATTGAAAAGCAACATAAAGCCAAGGAGCCACCAAAAATTTGGTACGACGAGGCTACTTAAAATAATAAGTAAATAGAGCGTCGGCATTCCCGCCCAAATTTCTATAATACGCTGCAAAATAAGATCCAGTCGCCCACCAAAATATCCCTGAATTCCACCTGCCAATACACCGATAACTGAACCGAAAACCATTAGAATTAATCCAAACAAGACAGAGATCCTAAAGCCATAAATCAACCTTGCTAAAACATCACGTCCTTGATCATCCGTTCCTAAAAGATTGTCTGCAGTTGGTCCAGAAGGAGCGGGACTTGGAAGATCGTAGTTGATGGTATTGTAACTATAAGGAATCAAGGGCCATATCATCCAGCCTTTGGTCTTAATCTTTTCAATTAAATATGAATCTCGATAATCAGCTTCTGTCTCAAAATCTCCTTTAAAATCTTGTTCACTGTAGGTAACAAAAATCGGAAAATAAAAGCTTCCTTCGTATCGAATTAACAAAGGTTTATCGTTACAAATAAATTCAGCAAATAATGTCACAAGAAAAAGACAGAGGAAAATCTTTAAAGACCACGCCCCTCTTCGATTAGCTTTAAAATGCTGCCATCGCTTTTTCGTGAGGGGAGAAAAATTGATTAGAGCCATCTAACCCACACGCCTTTCAAAATCAATTCTTGGATCCACAAACATATACGCCAAATCACTAATAATGTGGAGAGACAGACCAACAAGTGTATAAATATAAAGCGTTCCAAACACAACGGGATAATCACGATTTAAAGCGGTTTCAAAGCTTAAAAGTCCAATTCCATCGAGTGAAAAAATTACTTCAATCAAAAGAGATCCCGTAAAGAAAATATGAATAACAGCCGCTGGTAACCCCGCAACAACTACGAGCATTGCGTTACGAAAGATATGCTCATAAAGAATCTTTCTCTCACTCAGGCCTTTTGCCCTTGCCGTAATCACGTATTGCTTGTTGATTTCTTCTAAAAATGCATTCTTAGTCAAAAATGTTAGATTCGCAAACCCACTAATAACGAGAGCAAAAATTGGTAAAGTAATATGTTTAAAGTAATCTAGTATCTTCCCTCCCAAGCTCAAAGTCGCCCAGTTATCAGAAACGAGCCCTCTTAAAGGAAAAATGGACCAAAAACTTCCCCCACATAAAAAAACAATCAATAAAATTGCAAACAAAAAGCTTGGAATGGCATAAGCAATAATAATCACAGTACTCGACCAAACATCAAAATTTGAACCATCTCTCACTGCCTTACGAATTCCAAGAGGAATAGAGACAAGATATATAATTAATGTCGACCACAAGCCTAAGGATAATGAAACAGGAAGTTTCTCCTTGATCAGATCCACAACTGAGATATCCCGAAAATAACTTTGTCCAAGATTAAACGTTACATAGTTTTTCAGTAGAATAAAAAACCGTTCGTACGCTGGCTTATCAAAGCCATACATCTTTTCAATTTGCTTGATAAATTCAGGATCTAACCCTCTGGAACCTGAATATTTGGATGCCATTTCCTCTCCCTTAAAAGTATCAATTTTAGAGACCGATAAATCGCCAGCTTCACCAGCAAAACGCGCTGTAGCACCGACTGCTGTGCCACGAATTTTCGCAATCATCTGCTCAACAGGACCGCCAGGAGCTGCTTGTATAATGATAAAATTGATTAAAATAATTCCAAATAAGGTTGGAATTAATAAAAGAAAACGACGCAGAGCGTAAGAAATCATTCAGTATTACTTTTCGTTCACAGGTTTTTGATCCACCCAAAAGGCATCAATATCGATTCCATATTCAGGAAAATTATCCGGATGGTGGACTTTTTTCCAATGGGCAATATTAGTTGTATCAGAATACCAAAGAGGAATGGTATAAAATCCCCATTGAAGCACACGATCAAGAGCGCGAGTTCTTTGCACGAGCGTGTCATGATCATCAGAATCAATCAGTTTTTCAACAAGCGCATCAACAATAGGATCTTTGATCCCTGCATAATTACGACCACCAACAATATCTGCTCTATCTGACCCCCAAAACTCCCTCTGTTCGTTACCAGGAGAGCTACTTTGAGGAATCACTTGCATACAGATGTCAAATTCATAATTCTCAATGCGACGTTCATATTGAGCCGCATCTACCATACGCAATGTCGCCTCAATGCCAATTTTTCTAAGGTTTTCTATAAAATTATGGAGCGCTCTCTGAAGGTTTGCATCTTGTATCAAAATCTCAACTTTCACAGGCTTACCGTATTTTGGGTCCGTCAGAACTTTTCTTTTTTGATCAACTTCGAATCCAGCTTTCTTTAAGAGTGATTCGGCAATTCCTAAATTCTTTCTAAGCGCTTCTTGTGATCCAGAAATAGGGGGAGAAAACACTGTCGTAAATACTTCGGAAGGTAACTTATCTTTGTACTCATTCAGTAATTTTAATTCATCTCCTTGAGGAAGACCTGTTGCTGCGTACTCAGAATTTTCAAAGTAGCTCTTGAGTCTTTTATAAAAACTATAAAAAAGATTTTTATTGGCCCACTCAAAATCCAAAGCGTACACCAGAGCTTGACGGAATAATTTATCTTTAAACAATTCACGACGCGTATTGTAAATCAAGACTTGAGCAGGTCTAGGATTCTTATCCTTTACTTGCAGCTTTATAATATCTCCTCGACTTATCTGGGGGATATCATATCCCTTCACCCAGTTTTTTGTTGAAGATTCAATACGCACATCGTAGTCACCACTCTTAAAAGCTTCAAAAGCTACAATGTCATCTCGATAATAATCATATCGTATACGTTCTATATTATATCGCCCTTTATTGACTGCTAAATTCTTTCCCCACCAATTATCAACTTTTACGTAAGTGATTGAATGACCAGCTTCAAATTTTTCAATTTTGTAAGGACCGCTGCCAATAGGCGGCGTTAAATCAGCTTTTTCAAAGCCCACCTTTTCATAATAAGCTCTTGATAAGATGGGCATCTCCCCCACAATCATCGCTTGCTCACGACTGTCACCATTAATAAAAGTAAATTTAACCCCTCGTTCTCCTGACTTTTCAACGTTTTTCACTGTTTGATAATAGGACTTGTAAAGAGGACTCCCTTTTTGAATCAGCGTATTAAAGGAATAAATCACATCATCTGCAGTTATCGGAGAACCATCATGAAATGTTATGTCTGAGCGCAACGTATAAATCACCCAAGTATTATCTTCAGACCACTCAATGGTCTCTGCCGCATAACCATAATCCTCTTGAGAACGATCATAAGACCTGCGCGATAAAGTAGCGTGCATTAAAGATGGGAAAAGAATCGTCATTCCCGCAACAGGCGTTCCCTTCACAACAAAAGGATTAAACGAGTCAAAACTTCCAATAGCTCTGAAAACTATTTCTCCCCCTTGAGGTGCATTGGGATTCACATAATCGAAATGAGTAAAGTTTTTGGGATAATGTAAGGGTGCATTGAATAATGAAATACCATGCTTAACCCCAAGACTTTTATCAGCTGCTTGGGTTAAAGATGCAAAAATCAAAAAGAACGTTAAAAATGACAACCATAGACGCATTGTAATATCCTAATTAGCGGGCAATGGAAGGGGGGAATCATTCAACGTTCGAAGGTATGCGATCAAGTCAGCTCTATCTTGAGTTTTTTTAAGTCCAACAAAAGACATTTTTGTACCTTTAATATACTCACGAGGTTTGTAGAGAAAATGATTGAGGGATTCATAATCCCAAGTTCCAGGATTTTGAGTAAGCGCTGATGAATAAGCGAAGCCATCGACGTGTCCATGTTTTGCTCCAACTACTCCCCAAAGATTGGGACCAATTTTGTTTTGTCCACCTTTTTCAAAGGTATGACATTGTAAACATTTTTGAGCTACTTTCTGACCATTTTCTACACTTGCTTTGGCTAAAAGAGGAGTTATAGGTTCAGCAACATCAGGCCCAGAAACTGCCGTCACACTTCCTGATTCTTCAACACCTTCAATTTCGTAAGCATTTTTTGCTAATTTTTCAGGTTCAACAAGATGATTCGCAACGATGCCTGCAATCACTGAAATTAAGAGAGCCAATAACAAAGCCATAATTATTTTATTTATCTCAAAATTACCCAAGAGAACTCACCCTTTATAATATGATTTAAAGGTGATTTTATCAGTTCGATCAGGCTTTGAAAAGGCGCTTGGATAAAATTATCCTCAAGGATGCTCAGTGTGAGAACGCTTTATAAAAGAAAGAGGTTGCTTTGTTTCATGAGAGATGACGTCACTTTGAAACTCCGGAGCTTGAAGCTCACGTATCTGAGGATCAAGAGACTCTAAAATATCAATGTTTTCTTTGTCAGGAGCACTCCCTAATTCTCGAAATCGTCTCGCTTGCGGCATTACTCTGCTTTCAAGTGTTCCTATAGCCTTATTATAAGACTTTACAGCAACGCCTAAATCCTGCCCAAGCTTTGCAACGTGCCCTCCCATATCAGAAAGACGTTTATACAACTCTCTTCCCAAATCACTAATCTCACGCGCATTTTCAGCAATTTTTTCCTGCTTCCAACCATAGGCAACGGCATGGAGCAGTGCCATTAAGGTTGTTGGTGTTGCTAAGATAACGCGCTTTTCAGCCCCCAATTCCATTAGAGTTGGATCTTGTTCAAGTGCAGCACTAAAAAATGTTTCACCTGGAAGAAATAACACGACAAATTCTGGAGTTTCTCCTTCTTTAAACTGATCCCAATAGGAACGGCTTGATAAAGCTATAATATGGGTTTTTACTTGTCGCGCATGTGCACGTAAATTTTCAATACGCGCTTCATCATCCACTGACTCCAAAGCTTCCAGATATGCAGATAAAGGAGCTTTTGCATCAATAATGATTTTTTTGCCTCCCGGTAATTTTACAATCATATCTGGACGTAAACGACCTTCGTCTCCATCAATGGATTGCTGTTCAATAAAATCACAATGAGCTGTCATACCACTCATCTCAACAACCCGTTTTAATTGCATTTCTCCCCAGCGTCCTCTTACATGCGGTGTACGTAAAGCTTTAACCAGATTAGCTGTCTCTTGACGCAACTCTTTTTGAGAAGAAATCATTTCTGTCACCTGATGCCGCAACACTTGATACGCTGTAGATCTTTCCTTTTCGAGCTCAGCCAGTTTTTGATCAACGCCTTTTAAAGATTCTTTTAAAGGAGACACAAGTTCTGATATGGCCTTTTCTTTCAATGCTAAATCACCTTTAGCTGTTTCCTGAAATTTCATGAGCGTCTGCTGCGCCAACTCCAAAAAGGATTTGTTATTTTGCTCTAAGGCTTTTGAAGAAAGAGCCGTAAATGCATCACTTAAATGCTTTTTAGCTTCTTCCAAAATTTTAATCTTCTCTTGGAATGATTCTTCTTTCTTGATCAAAGCAGTTTCAAGAGAAGCCTTAGTTGTCTGCGCTTCCATATACTTTTGTTGAAGCAAAACTAGTGAATCCTCTAACTCTTGCGCTCTCTTTCCTTTTGCTTCCAAAGAACCAAAGCGAGATCTGTGAAAAAAATGAGTGAGCAAAAAAGTCACTCCGATACATCCTAAAAGGATCAGAATAAAAGTTATGTCTAGCATTTATATTTCCTCTTCTGTTCCCATCTGACACGTTTACCAAACAAATTGCAATTCTCTTTTGTCTAGAGTATGACTCTTAAAAAATCCAATCAAAAGAGGATACATCGTATGGAGTCCTATCTAACGGTTTTTCAGGGTTTTCTTGGAGTATTGGTTTTCCTATGTATCCCTTGGCTTTTAAGTGAAAATCGTAAAGCTGTCAGACTCAAGACCGTTGTTTTAGGTATAGGGCTTCAATTTCTTCTGGCTTTTTTGATTCTCAAAATAAGCTATGTTCAAAGTCTCTTTCTTCTCCTCAGTCGAGGCGTAAATGCTCTTAAAAT
The sequence above is drawn from the Candidatus Nucleicultrix amoebiphila FS5 genome and encodes:
- the rmuC gene encoding DNA recombination protein RmuC, yielding MLDITFILILLGCIGVTFLLTHFFHRSRFGSLEAKGKRAQELEDSLVLLQQKYMEAQTTKASLETALIKKEESFQEKIKILEEAKKHLSDAFTALSSKALEQNNKSFLELAQQTLMKFQETAKGDLALKEKAISELVSPLKESLKGVDQKLAELEKERSTAYQVLRHQVTEMISSQKELRQETANLVKALRTPHVRGRWGEMQLKRVVEMSGMTAHCDFIEQQSIDGDEGRLRPDMIVKLPGGKKIIIDAKAPLSAYLEALESVDDEARIENLRAHARQVKTHIIALSSRSYWDQFKEGETPEFVVLFLPGETFFSAALEQDPTLMELGAEKRVILATPTTLMALLHAVAYGWKQEKIAENAREISDLGRELYKRLSDMGGHVAKLGQDLGVAVKSYNKAIGTLESRVMPQARRFRELGSAPDKENIDILESLDPQIRELQAPEFQSDVISHETKQPLSFIKRSHTEHP
- a CDS encoding ABC transporter permease, whose product is MALINFSPLTKKRWQHFKANRRGAWSLKIFLCLFLVTLFAEFICNDKPLLIRYEGSFYFPIFVTYSEQDFKGDFETEADYRDSYLIEKIKTKGWMIWPLIPYSYNTINYDLPSPAPSGPTADNLLGTDDQGRDVLARLIYGFRISVLFGLILMVFGSVIGVLAGGIQGYFGGRLDLILQRIIEIWAGMPTLYLLIILSSLVVPNFWWLLGFMLLFNWMALVGVVRAEFLRARNFDYVKAARALGVPNFKIMFRHVLPNAMVATITYLPFILNGAITTLTSLDFLGFGLPPGSPSLGEMLAQGKNNLHAPWLGITAFMAIAVTLSLLIFIGEGVRDAFDPRKTSR
- a CDS encoding c-type cytochrome — its product is MALLLALLISVIAGIVANHLVEPEKLAKNAYEIEGVEESGSVTAVSGPDVAEPITPLLAKASVENGQKVAQKCLQCHTFEKGGQNKIGPNLWGVVGAKHGHVDGFAYSSALTQNPGTWDYESLNHFLYKPREYIKGTKMSFVGLKKTQDRADLIAYLRTLNDSPLPLPAN
- a CDS encoding extracellular solute-binding protein encodes the protein MRLWLSFLTFFLIFASLTQAADKSLGVKHGISLFNAPLHYPKNFTHFDYVNPNAPQGGEIVFRAIGSFDSFNPFVVKGTPVAGMTILFPSLMHATLSRRSYDRSQEDYGYAAETIEWSEDNTWVIYTLRSDITFHDGSPITADDVIYSFNTLIQKGSPLYKSYYQTVKNVEKSGERGVKFTFINGDSREQAMIVGEMPILSRAYYEKVGFEKADLTPPIGSGPYKIEKFEAGHSITYVKVDNWWGKNLAVNKGRYNIERIRYDYYRDDIVAFEAFKSGDYDVRIESSTKNWVKGYDIPQISRGDIIKLQVKDKNPRPAQVLIYNTRRELFKDKLFRQALVYALDFEWANKNLFYSFYKRLKSYFENSEYAATGLPQGDELKLLNEYKDKLPSEVFTTVFSPPISGSQEALRKNLGIAESLLKKAGFEVDQKRKVLTDPKYGKPVKVEILIQDANLQRALHNFIENLRKIGIEATLRMVDAAQYERRIENYEFDICMQVIPQSSSPGNEQREFWGSDRADIVGGRNYAGIKDPIVDALVEKLIDSDDHDTLVQRTRALDRVLQWGFYTIPLWYSDTTNIAHWKKVHHPDNFPEYGIDIDAFWVDQKPVNEK
- a CDS encoding microcin C ABC transporter permease YejB, whose amino-acid sequence is MISYALRRFLLLIPTLFGIILINFIIIQAAPGGPVEQMIAKIRGTAVGATARFAGEAGDLSVSKIDTFKGEEMASKYSGSRGLDPEFIKQIEKMYGFDKPAYERFFILLKNYVTFNLGQSYFRDISVVDLIKEKLPVSLSLGLWSTLIIYLVSIPLGIRKAVRDGSNFDVWSSTVIIIAYAIPSFLFAILLIVFLCGGSFWSIFPLRGLVSDNWATLSLGGKILDYFKHITLPIFALVISGFANLTFLTKNAFLEEINKQYVITARAKGLSERKILYEHIFRNAMLVVVAGLPAAVIHIFFTGSLLIEVIFSLDGIGLLSFETALNRDYPVVFGTLYIYTLVGLSLHIISDLAYMFVDPRIDFERRVG